GCTGTTGAGTCCCAGCCTGGGCAGCCTGTGGGACCATAGAAAGGCATTTTGTGGCTCCAGGTCTCAGTTTCCCCCAGGCAGAGTGGGATGGGTGCTGCTCCCTCTGCCCATCCAGTCACcagtctcactttttttttttttgggggggggggatgtctgtGTCCCTGCAGAAGGACTCTGTCTGCTATGTGAAAgctgcctttcctctgctggGCAAGATCCTGGAGCGAACGGAGTTCAAGGAGAACTCGTCCAACGCCAAGAAGATGCAGATGGTGCGCAGGATGTACAGCCGCATCGACGAGAACGTCGACCCCTGCATCAGGGAGGAGGATGATGAGGAGAGACAGGTACGGTGTCCCCTGCCTTGTGGGGTGCCAGGTCTGTGGGGGTGTGGGTCTGAGTCCTCATCCTTGGGTGAAATGGGGAGTCCAGAGCATCCTGGGGTGGGTGTGTGGGCAGGACCTTGAAGTGGAGCAGCGATGGGATGCGCATGGAGatcagggagctgggagggggtcAAACCCGTGGTGATGGCACCAGCTGCCCTGCACGGTCACGGAGACGGTGCTGAGCCCAGCTCTTCTTCCAGCTCTCACAGATGTGCTTTGAGGAGTTCACCACCTCCCCCTACGAGATGCTGGTGCTGGTGAAACAATTCTTCCAGGACATCAaccagctgctgcagaagcaggagacCTTCGAGAAGGATTGCAGCCAGGTCTACCGCAGGACCTGCCTGGGACCCAGGAAAGCTGAAGCCTCACCAGGTGAGACACTGAGGCTTTGCCTCTGCCCAGCAAACCCGTGCTGGGCCGGGGGGCTCGGGCTCGCCTGCATGGAGCAGCTTGACAGGCGCGTGTCCTTGTCCGTGGGCACATGCGGGCACCGTGGGCACGGCACGTGTCTGCCTTGGTCCCCGTCTCTGTCGCTCGGCTGGTGGCCATCCCCGTGGGGTGGCCTTGGCAGTGTGTTGGCGAGCTCTGTGTCTGTGTTTGGGGAGAGCCGGGCTTGGGAGAAAGGGCTGGCCCCACTTTAGATTTGGGCTGAATCCTGATGGAAACAAGGCCAGAGAGAGATGCTGAGGGGGAATGAGGAGGCATCTCCATCGGCCCAGCTGGAGGCATTTGGTTGGGCTCCGTCTCAAAGCCCGAGCGCCTGGGCTGAGCGTAACGCAAAGAAATCAAGGTGCTGGGACCCCTCTGCCACCGACATGCTGCATGACCTTGGCCGTGTCACTTCAgctgccccgtgcctcagtttcccctgacCAAGCCTTCTGGGAGAGCGTTGTCTGCCAGGGTGGAAGAGCCCCGTGTTGCCGTCCGTGCTTTTGCGAGCACCCGTGCTGTGTGTTTGCATGCCCATGGAGGAGATGTCTCGGGGTTGTCCGTGTGTCGGAGCTGTGTCGTGTCCCTGTGCGTGGGGGATGTTAAACGTGGCTGTTCGGCTCCTGCAAGTCATAGATAACCTGCTGCCATTGGCTCAGGGCACCCGGCGATTCGGGTTTGCTTCATCCTGCCCACTGCTTGTCATCTTTGTGCTGCCACGtctgtccctgcctgctccctcctgtTCCCTGCCTCACTTTTGctctcgcttttttttttttttttttttggggtccTGTCAGACCTGCTTGCCTGGGGCTGCGGGGAGGGACGGGGATGCTGCCCCCGACCTCAGATCTTCTGGCTGGGCCCCTCTTGGGGGCTGGTGACCCCACGGCCAtctcttctctctgcttctttCAGGTGTGGGGACAGATCCCGACTGCAATTGCCTGTCCCCTGCTCTCCCTTCTGCCACCCAGCCCTCCCTCTCCGCTGCCACCCATGCTGGCAGGGAGGTGGCACCCGCTAGCACCCAGGTCCCTTACAGCCTCCTCCGTGCCACCCTCGCTGACTTAGACGCCCCGTCTCAGCCCCCCAGTAGCATGGACGGCGGCTCGGGGACCGAGGAGGTCCTGGGTGCCGGGGTAGGTGACACGGTGTCGGTGCCGTCCTCCGCGATGCAGCAGACAGCTCCAGCCGACAGCGCCGAAGCCCTCCTGGATCCGGCCGGGACCCTTAACGTGGCAGTGGTGGACATCCCCATCCTGCGTGGGGATGGAGACTTGGTGGACAGGGGCACCGAAACGGTGGCCGGCCACTCGCCGCGGGATCCGGCCCAGAAGCAGGGAGCCTCCATCCTCCCGGACCGTTCCAGCGGGCTCAGCACCACCACGCCGGCAGCATCCCCCAGCGCCGGCTCGGCAGGCGGTGGCGGAGCCAGGATCCGTCCCGCCGAGGCACCTGAGCCCGTCACGCAGCTCCGTTTCTCCAGGATGGCCCCGGAGATGCGGGGCCGAGCACCGGGTGGCCCCGGGGATGGGGCGAGGGTGCGAGGCTGGGGGCTGAGCCGGCTGCGGGAGCCCGAGGACGGCGGGGCTGGTCCCAGCTTTGACTCTGGCTTTGTTCTGAGCGCAGAGCAGCGCGGGAGGGAGCCAGCCGTCAGGGAGGGCCACCGGGAGCCCCTCATATACATCACGGTGGCCAGCGTGGTGGCTGTCTTGCTGGCCATGGGAGGGCTGCTCTTCTACAAGTATAAATCCAGGGTaaggcccccctcctccccaggcacAAGCATCctctcctgcctcagtttccccacttgtCTCTTGGTCTGGGTGGGTTGAGCCCCGCCTTCTCCATcattttgagatggaggggacaAGTGGTGGTGCTGAACAGGGTGGGAGGATGTTATTTGGAAGATTTCCCCCCTTCATTGTGCTGGGGGTGAGAGCCCCCCCtgccgcagccccctccccttccccagggctcATCTCCCTGTTCCCCCTCCCTCCACACAGGTCCTGGAGCGGCCGCTGGAAGATGGGAACTGCGACCCCGAGGAGACAGAGAGCAGGTGGGTGTGATACCATCCTGCCTGGGGGGAGCTTTGGGGACCCTCGCCCTGGGTCCCCCTGCCCTAAACTCCCCCAACTTTCCCTTGCAGGGTGCTGCAGGAAGCGAGGGGATGTCCAGAGCTGGAGACTCGGGACCTCTGAGGTGAGCAGGGGCTGGATGGGACCTCGCGGGGCTCCGCTCCAGGATCCTGGGGACGGTGTAGAGTCCCCAGACCGTCCCCACAGTCACTGACCTCAGCCACGGGAAGGGAAATTTGGCTGCTGGCGGGGGCTGGATGGGGTGGGAGGACACGGAGAGGAGCAGGTCTGCGCCCCAGCACTGCCAGCGTGCGGTTTTGCAGCCCATTAATCCATTACCAGCACTTTCTTAATATATatagtattttttcctgtggtttttaTGTGTTTCTCCTGCTCTCCCCGCCCTCCCTGGCAGAGCCTCGGCTCCCACtcatctttctcctcctttccccagggCCCAAGGCGGGATGTGAAGCTGCTCGGGGGATGGATCCGGATGCTCCCCACTGTGCGAAGGAGGGTGGGCACACACGGTCCCTCCACGGTCCCACCGTGATGCTGACGCTCCCTCTTCCCTCGCCCCACACCGGCGGCCAGagactgcaaaaaaacccctccctgGCAAGGACAAAAGGATGGGGGGATGCACCTCGAGCTGGATTCCCTGGGAAGCGGAAGGCTGGAAGGCATTGGACTGTCACCGAGGGGCTTTGCTGGGACGGCGGCGGTGGCTGATGTGACACCACGGGGCTGAGCAGGACGACGGCGACGCTGGATGTGGGGTGGTGGATCCTGCTCGGACATGGCCGGTGCTGGCTGAAGGTGGAGGGGACCAGCTCCCCGAATCTTCCTGGCTCTTCTCGCACCCCAGCACGGCGGGGTTTGGACCAGCACCCATCGCCCCCCACCCCCTTCACCCTGCCTTTCCCCAGGCTTCAGCTGGAGCATCCTGAAtgctgggttgggggggggaggtCAGTCACCAGGACTTGCGACCCCAGCCCCGACTTGCAACTTAAATCCTCACACTGTGAATATTTAAAGCCCACCCGTGCTCGTGTCCCCACGCGGGGCCGGGCTTGGGGGTGACGCTTGGCACCGTCCCGCTCCCCATCCTCCTGCCGCCGGAGATCTGGCTCTGGTCCCACGGCCgagctggcctcggctcgccGTCATGCCGTTAgcgttttattttttaatatagcGGATGAAAGTCTTTATCCCACAGAAGTATTTTACGGGGTGCCTGTCCTGCCCCCTCACAGGGTTATTGCTGCGAGCTGGCCTCGCCTGCAACTGGATTTCTTTTGTGACTGCGCTTTAGAGAAGGGAAatggggctggggaaggactgGATCGACAGGGGCAGAAGAGGTGGAGATGTCCCAGCCTGGTACCCCGGGGCTTTTCAGCTCGGCTCCCCTCCCTGGCTTAGGGAAGAGCCTGGTTTAGGATGCACCAGCCCTGGAGATAACCCTGAACCCCGGGCTGGGACCACATCCTGCCCCACCACAGCATCCCTCCAGCCCCAAATGTGAAGCGTGGCCTGCGCTGCTCTTGGGTTTTGAAGTATTATTTTTATACGATGGAAGAAAATGTGGACAAACcaaactgtttttaaagaaagcattactattattttttttttttatatatgtgtatttatgaCTGCCAGAAGGAGGAGTTTCTAGTACAAAGGACTGGTGTAAATCAGAAGGAAAGCCCTGACtgcagcagggaggctggggCCAAACTTGCTGCTGGTGTAAGTCACCAGCTCGGCACCAATTTGCACCGTGGAGGAGATGCTGACACCATGCCAACCCCCTTCCTGGGGGAGAAAACTTGCCTTTAAGCTGTGTCAGAtttattttgcctcttttttttttttttttaattttttttttttatacaatgaaatgttgaaatattttatacaaagtCATTTAAAgtctatttaaagaaaataatagaaaacagcttgtatatttaatattattaataaacagAGATGTGTAGCACTGTGTAagggtgggagctggggagggaggtatggggggggggtggtgaggggacatcttgggggtgtggggagggagaagagatcCGTCCCCAGTGCTGTTGATTGGGGGGAGAGAgggggtgctgctggagctgtcCCCACACCCTGGGACAtgcaggaagggggggggatggagccttcccccacccccatcctGGCTCCAGGATGCTCCTAGGCTGGATCCCAGACCCAGGGCTGTGTCTCCTCCTGTTCACACCCCACACCGGGGCTCTGCTTTGGTGCCCTgcaagggatgggggggggcccATCGctcatgggggtggctctgggctctgccttGTGGGGGACTCAGGGAAATCAGCCGCAGCCCCCGCTCCGGGAGtgcggggggggtgtgagggctCGGGGTCAGGCTCCTGGCCCGCCGTGCTTTCCTGTTGATACACGCTGGAGTTCAAGGCCACGAGGGCAGAGGGATGGATCcggccttcctccccccagcccacccgcatccccccggcagcgcccgggccaggggctccaGGCACGGGACCCCTTTGCTGGTGGCGGGGCCCCCCGAAATCTCTACAGAGGGTTGGGAAGCAGCTGTTTAAAGCAAACACACTTGAGGCTGCTCTCGGCAAAGCTTCCTGCGAGCCCTTCAGTTGGAGAGGCAGTGCTCAAAGAGGcatttccttcctcccccccccgccaccccccatCCCATCTCCCCTTTGCCTTCCAGGAACGGGGGAGTCCCACATCCCGCTCCCCTTGCACGGAtccagcagccccggggggggggcgtaCCGGGGGCATGAGGGGGCTTTGACGCCATCCTGAGCCCTTACCAGAGTGCTCAGGGGAGGTTGGGCGTTGGGGGGATGCAGGGTTAAGGCCCCCCCATTGCTCACCCAGTGGGGACAGgaagggcaggatgggacccGGGAGCCTTTTGCGGGTGTCGGGGCTGAGCTTGCTGCCGCGTTTGCTGACAAACAGGATTCCTCGAGGGGAGCTGACTCAGCCCAGcccttcctctccccagcagcagccggggGTTTCCCAGGTCCACATCCCCTTCCCAGGGAAGTGGGACCTATATATATCCCGCCGGATTCAGGCCACAATCATTATGGTCAGATTTGGGGGGGTATTTAAGGTCAGAGACTGCTCTTATGGGTGGGCAGGGTGCCCAggcttgggggtgctgggggcagcaaGCCCCTGCCTTGCCAGCAGCACCAGGTGGAAGCTGGCTGCACAGGAGAGGGTGTTAACTCTGGAGCTGAATGATGGCAGGGCTGTGATAGCAGCTTAATGCTTTGGTAGAGCTCGGAGGAGCAGAGGTAGGAGCATCCCTGGCTGctgggggtgtatgtgtgtgaggAGCAACAATACCTGCCCCCTCCAAATTTACACCCCACAAACCCTCATCCCTGACCCCCAAGCTGCTTTGAGCAGTCCAAAGCTATAAAGGCATATGCAAAATGCaggtaaaaagagaaaaactgtctCCCCGCCCCAGGGTCTGGGCCAGGAGGGTCCCTCTGCTTCCAATGTCCCCAACTGGTGGCCTCTTCCCCACCCTATTGCTGAcctggctgggagcagagaggTGATTCCCTGCCCCGAGCAGAACCCCCACCCAGCCCCCCACAACCTGGAGGGGGCAAAATCTGCTCTCAGCCCCCCCATCAATGACCCCATAGCTGGGGGGTGCACAGAGCTGTATCCCCATCCCCCCAGCTTATAGGGGAGGGTAGAAAATAAATTTGCCCCTCCCCCACAGGGCTGGGAGGGACATGGAGTGTGGTGGCACCCTAGGGTCCCTTCTGGGGTGCAAAAAATGGGTGTTTGTGCCTTAAAAAGCTGCCTCGATAGGGTGATAAAAGGCGATTTTGGGGAAAGGATggctggtgggaggagaaggcaTCGGTGAGCGGCTCCTGGGACCTGCTGGGAACCATGCGAGCACGGGGGGGGCACGGAGTGGCGTAGAGTGGGGTcaccctgccccagcaccctccccGAGCACCCCAGCACCGAACCCGGGAGATTCCCCACATCCCCGGTGCTCGCGGCATTGGAGGGGCTGGGACCTCCCAGGCTCGTCCTGCTGCCCTGAgacccccccaggcaccccaagaccccccccaagTGCCCCAAGAGGGCTCTGCCCACCCTGGGAAACCTTCCCCAGCGCCGCCGCGGGCACCGCAGAGCTGCTGACGGGGCAGAGGCGCCCGGAAAGGGCCCCGGGGCCGCGGTTCCCGGGGCACAGCGGGTCCGGGACAGGGTTTTGGccaaggagctgctggaggattTTGGTGGCCAGAGGCAGTTTTGTGGCCAGACGCAGCGATTTTGGTTAAAAACGGTTATCTGCACACCTCCCCCCCTGGGGTTTtaacccaaatgctgatgttTTCCCAGCTTTTATTTTAAGGGAATGCCACTGGGAAAGTGAAGCCTGAGTGGGGCGCGGGCCTCCCACCGGTTGCCCGTGAGGGAtttggggatggggatggggtcATGGTGCCccacaggcagagctgctgcctgctgccttcctgcctgTCCTGGGACAGAGGCACAAGCCTGTCCCCAGAGACTGTTTGGGGACGCTATGGACCTGGGGGTGATGCCTGGGCAGGGTGGGTGGGCGCCCACTGGTGGGGCTGGAAGTGGGGTGATACCTGGCAGGACAGATGGACACCCATGGGCAGGGTCAGGAGGACCCACGCCTGCACCCTCAGACTCCAACCCTAGCACCCAGAGGGGTGTGGGTGCTCTCGAGGGTCCCACATGGGTGCCCCAGTGGGTGGTCAGCCCCGAGTCCGCCACGGTGCAGGATGAGGCCCCCCAGCATCCTCTGGGCATTCCATGGGCAAGGTGTGGGTGTTCTTGCCTGAAATGAAGGGGCCTGTGTGGACCCCACAGTGGGGGGGAACACTCTGGTGCCTGGGGACAGTGGGACGAGGAAGAGCAGGGGGAGGAAGGCCCTGCCCCGGCCCAGCACCCCCAAAGAGGGCTCAGCACATCCAGGTGATTCCCAGGGACCTCGGTGCCCCGTTCAGCTTGTTAATGGGTAACGAGGGCTGGAGAGGTCACGGACCTGGCCCTACGCTGACACTGAGCCAGGGGCTACCATGCTGGTGGGTGCTGGCACCCACTCAGAGCCGGGCACCCACCTGAATCGTGCACCCACCCCGGGCTGAGCACCCACCCCGGGCTGAGCACCCACCCCCTATGTCCCCTGGGgctccctctccctctgccttGCCGGGCTCAGAGGTGTCAgcagggcaggatcaggcccagcaTGTCTCCTCTCCGGCCGGGCTGGGCGGTCCAAAGGGCACCCACTGTCCCCGTGCCCCCGTGATCCCGCTGTCCTTGTGCCCCCGCTGTCCCCGTGTCCTCACTGTCCCCGTGCCCAGCTCCCACGGGCCACCACCGCTGCCTGGCCATGTCCTGCTCCTGCCACCATCCCGTGTCATTGGACTTTTCACCCTGATTTCTCCGTTTtcttgaatttttcatttttttcctcaatttatttttctccccgatttatttttcattcactgttttattttcatctttttccccTGATTTAATTTGTTTCCACTgcataaacatattttttccccccGAAAAACCTTATTCTTTCGTTTTATCTTCTGTGATTTAATTTCGATTTGTTCCGTCCTCCGTTTCTATTGCCCCGCCCCCTGGCTTCGCCCCGCCCCCGACTCCGCCCCCCGCaccgcctcctcctcccgccgccgccagggggcgccgcgcCGCTGCGCCCGTTCCTCCCGGCGCCGCCGTCCGGCCTCACTTGCCCGTCGGGTGCGTACTGACGTCAGTACGCGCTGACGTCACGGCAGGGCCGCCCCTGGCGCCGAGCGCGGCGGCCGCAGTCCCCGCCGCAGCGCGCTGAGAGCCGGCGGCACCGGAGCCTCCGCCGCGGGACCGGCCGGGCCTAGTCGAGCCGAACCGAACCGGAGCGTTCCCACCTGCCCGCCGTGCCCCGCCTCGCCCGGTAccgcgggcggccgcggcctgcctcgccgccgcctcctcctccccctcaggATGTCGGTGCCGGAGCCCGCCGGCGGCGAGGAGGTGAAGCAGGCCAAGGAGGTGGAGGACGCCGAGTACTCCTTCATGGCCACCGTCACCAAGGCCCCCAAGAAGGTACCGGTACCGGCGGGGACTGGCCCGGTTCGGAGGGAGCAGCGCCCGGTTTCGGGAGGGGCTGGCCCGGCTCTGGGAAGGGCAgccctggcggggggggggaatgtggAAGCGGGAACTGGTCCGGTTTGAGGGGTGAGTGGGAAGGGGGGGCTGTCCCCATTCAGTGGGAGGGAAGTCGGCGGGGACTGGTACCGTCGAGAGGCGGCTGGTACCAAGCCGGGGTGGAGGAGCCCGGCGGAGGATGCTGGCCCAGTTTGGGGTGAAACAGGGAGGGATTGGGTACTGAGGAGAGAGAGCTTTGTATCGGGGTACAGCCCTGGGCTGGATGGGAGTGAGGGGGTGCTGATGGGGGCTGGCACCAGCAGGGGGGAAACGTGGCCCCGTGCAGGGGGTCTGGGGCCGGGCCTGGTTTGGCTCTAGGGGTGAGGAAGGTGGGGAACAGAAAGCTGAGGAGCAGAGTGGGGGGCCTGACTGTGCCATAGGGATACCTGGGGGACAGGGTGACCCCGGGCAAGGGGACAGGCAGGTAAGGTCGGGGTACCCTGTGTGTTGGGACCCCAgtgggggctgtgtgtgtgggggtgacaGTGTTCTGCAGTGGGGCCAGAGGAGAGGGACCCGTTAAATAGGACGAGCTGGCAGCAGTCACCTGGAGATCCTGCTGTAGGTCGCTCTGAAGGGCGACGAGAGGAAATTGGGAGCGTGGAGCTCTTTTTGGGTCAAGGGGTCTGTTGGAAGTGGGGGTGGAAGCGTGTCTGGGCTTGGGGCAGAGGCTGCCAACGCAGCCCTGGGTGCTGAGCTCTCCCCAGTCACCTCTTTACCCTTTCATCCTTGAAGGCCTTCTCACAGGAGCTCCTGAGATCTCCCGGTGCCGCTGCCCGTGGTGTGGGCCCTGCTTGTGTAACCCTTTGGGGGTTGGATAACACCTTTTGGGGTGTATGGATGGCACTGCAGGCGGACGAGCACTGGCCGTGCCACCCTGGCAGGGTGCAGGACCTCCACTAATTCGGGTAACTGGCTTTTTGATGGGTGAGCACTCGGAGACCTGTGCTCCCAGCTTGGTGCGGCCGCACCAGGCTCAGTAATTTGCTGCTGAAGTCCGGGTCCTGCCAGCGAGGCGGATTTGTGCTCCGGGCGCTGCATGGATCCGTGCAGCTGCGGCCGGAGGTCCCTGCTGTGCTGAACATCGTGTtccccccggggctgcagccgccTGCCTCTGTTCTGGAAGCAAAGGCAAAGCAGTCGCAGGAATGGAAACGTTCTTTGAAAGGGGGAATGTCTCTTCTCGCCCGCTCCGGCCAGCGGTGGGTTTGGGGGAGCATCTGACCCTTGTGGAGGGgctcctgtcaggtagctgtgtTTGAGGCATCTCTCCTTGCCCAGGCTGATggctgctgcaggggagcagGCGTCTGGAGGCTCTCCTTGCGCCCCAGCCCTGTTTATATGGACATAGCctggaggaaggagcagaggaaTGCAGAGCTGGGATCTTTCTCTTCCAGCAGTGGCTCAGCACAGCTCAAACTTGGGAATTGTTTTCACCTTTTCGTTACCATTGTCCTCCTTAAAGCTGAGGAGCTAAACAGTGTGAGTGAGGCTGCAGCCAGCTGATCTGAGAGGGGAGAGCAAACTACTAATCCTGAACTATGCTATGGGGCCAAAATATGCGTCGTCAAAAGAAATGTGATGTATGTGGAGGAGGGAGTTGATCCAGCATCCTCAGAGGCAAAGTTTGCTTGTGTTTCAGGGGGTATGGGATGCTGTATCACCTTGAATTTGCTGCTGCCCACATGGGCTTGTTGCACAGCACGAGGAGCCACGGTCAGTTCggcagctgctgcagcctttCCTGGCTGGGTGATGATATTAACAGTGCCCAGAGCAACACACGACATTTGAGGCTGATAACGTCGGCAGGCAGGGAGATCTTGGGGAGTGTGCGAAGCAGCTGAGGTCAAGGAACAGAATGCTTCGGGCCACTGTTTTCCTTGCCTGGCTAGTTACTGCGAATAGTGCTCTGTAATAGCGAAGGCGTTGGCAGAAGGATAAAAGGACTAGGAAGGGAGAATTGCCCTCCTGAGATAAGATGTTGAGTGTCCCCAGCTCAGATGCCTTCGAAGCAGGATCGCAATTAAACCATTAAAACAATTCTGTTTCAATGCAAGTTGAAGTGACTTTTGTGCTCGCTGCCCCTAGAGCTCTCAGCGTGGTCAGAGGCCAGCGAAGAAGATGGTTGAGAGGTGATTTACCAGCATTGAGGGAGGGGAAGTCTTGGTGTGCTGCTGAAGCAGCTCTCTCCCTGGGTTTTTGGACTCCTTGTACTTTGCTGATGCAGTTTGCATAAGGAGTTTGTAGATGGGGAGGGTGGGAGTGTGGCCAAGGTTGGTGCAGGCTCTGTCTCCTCTGTGTGACCTGCCACTGAATAGCTTTTCAAAGAGGAGCCTTCACTTGGGCTGGCACTGGGGGAACGTGCCAGTGTGCAGCGGAAGAGCCAGCGTGAGCCCGCCAGTGTCCCGTGCCCAGTTTGGACCTGGGGGAGCACCTTGGACGTAGCTGGGGGCACATCAGCCCCACGGGTGCTGAGAAGAAGTCGTCATCCTCCTTGCTGTTGGCAGGCTGCATCGGGGCGCCCGGAGCGAGCCCGAGCTGTGCAGCCAGCCTGGGCGATCACTGATGTCTTTGTTTCCTCTCCTGTCAGTGACTTGTTTAAGGTGAAAAAGTGAAAGAACAGGAGGTAAGAGATTAAAAGATTAAATATGATCAATTCTGGATTTAAGTAGGAGCCAGTGCAGTCGAGGTGAATGAAACTGTCAAAATGAGGGGGTTTTCCCCCAAGAGCTGGGGTTGCCTGGCTCTACCGAAGCTCCTTTTTCACTGCAGTTTATGGGAAATCGGGCTGTCAGCAAAATAACACCAGCTTTGGTCAGAGTGAGGCGGTTCTTTGGCAGGGAGTGGTTTAAAGGCAGAGGTAAGTGATGCTGAGCTTTCTACTTTTTCCAGTGTGTGCTTTGGTGTTGCTGGGGAAGGTTGGGAACGCTGAGGCTTGTGGCTTGCCCGGGTTAAGTGAATAAGGGTGTGGGGCTGACAGGAGGGCTCGGGGGCAGGTTGTACTCTTCCAGATCCTGCGTGCCACCACTGCTGCGTCCGGGCGTCTGCTCTTCTGCCTCCCTGGAGACGGCGGGTGCCCTTGACAGCAGTTGCTTTCTGAATTCACGTCAGTCGGTCAGCGGAGCCTT
This window of the Athene noctua chromosome 23, bAthNoc1.hap1.1, whole genome shotgun sequence genome carries:
- the CSF1 gene encoding macrophage colony-stimulating factor 1 isoform X2 gives rise to the protein MPRLGAKVCLLRCTLLSSLLLLLVCSIHETEQNSYCQQIITEKHLAELEELADTQMQHPGRVSFKFINKMRLKDSVCYVKAAFPLLGKILERTEFKENSSNAKKMQMVRRMYSRIDENVDPCIREEDDEERQLSQMCFEEFTTSPYEMLVLVKQFFQDINQLLQKQETFEKDCSQVYRRTCLGPRKAEASPEQRGREPAVREGHREPLIYITVASVVAVLLAMGGLLFYKYKSRVLERPLEDGNCDPEETESRVLQEARGCPELETRDL
- the CSF1 gene encoding macrophage colony-stimulating factor 1 isoform X1, yielding MPRLGAKVCLLRCTLLSSLLLLLVCSIHETEQNSYCQQIITEKHLAELEELADTQMQHPGRVSFKFINKMRLKDSVCYVKAAFPLLGKILERTEFKENSSNAKKMQMVRRMYSRIDENVDPCIREEDDEERQLSQMCFEEFTTSPYEMLVLVKQFFQDINQLLQKQETFEKDCSQVYRRTCLGPRKAEASPGVGTDPDCNCLSPALPSATQPSLSAATHAGREVAPASTQVPYSLLRATLADLDAPSQPPSSMDGGSGTEEVLGAGVGDTVSVPSSAMQQTAPADSAEALLDPAGTLNVAVVDIPILRGDGDLVDRGTETVAGHSPRDPAQKQGASILPDRSSGLSTTTPAASPSAGSAGGGGARIRPAEAPEPVTQLRFSRMAPEMRGRAPGGPGDGARVRGWGLSRLREPEDGGAGPSFDSGFVLSAEQRGREPAVREGHREPLIYITVASVVAVLLAMGGLLFYKYKSRVLERPLEDGNCDPEETESRVLQEARGCPELETRDL